One window from the genome of Megalobrama amblycephala isolate DHTTF-2021 linkage group LG4, ASM1881202v1, whole genome shotgun sequence encodes:
- the LOC125266132 gene encoding protein FAM163B produces the protein MTAGTVVITGGILAAVILLTIVTVLCYCRLQYYCCKREESEEGEEEADVAKASPSPPRQPSPPESPLSLQHFPEYASSNQLLMTAEPFEPNGPVSYPQYTPRMPYRPPRSYTFCPSCSGYLPLYMSPQEGLRNGGGRISYRTLQQEELDLPMDTPSFHKLNLIRSVTMQEVLTHHSVSTDV, from the exons ATGACAGCCGGCACAGTGGTCATCACAGGTGGAATTTTAGCTGCAGTCATCTTGCTAACTATTGTCACAGTTTTGTGTTACTGTAGGCTGCAG TATTACTGCTGTAAAAGAGAAGAGTCggaggagggggaggaggaggcaGACGTTGCTAAGGCATCGCCAAGTCCACCACGCCAACCGAGTCCACCTGAGAGTCCACTGAGTCTTCAACATTTCCCTGAATACGCGTCCTCCAATCAGCTGCTAATGACTGCAGAGCCTTTTGAGCCCAATGGACCAGTCAGCTATCCTCAGTACACCCCGCGCATGCCCTACAGGCCGCCCCGCTCGTACACTTTCTGCCCCTCCTGCTCGGGCTATCTGCCGCTGTACATGAGCCCCCAGGAGGGGCTGCGCAATGGAGGTGGCAGGATCAGCTACAGGACTCTGCAGCAGGAGGAATTAGACCTGCCAATGGATACGCCCAGCTTCCACAAACTCAACCTCATCCGCTCCGTCACCATGCAGGAAGTGCTGACTCATCACAGCGTCAGCACGGATGTGTAG